The following proteins are encoded in a genomic region of Brachypodium distachyon strain Bd21 chromosome 1, Brachypodium_distachyon_v3.0, whole genome shotgun sequence:
- the LOC100830994 gene encoding fasciclin-like arabinogalactan protein 1 — protein MSSSGILPCSSLLLLLLLVTLLSVSAPPPCHGAAAGQQPTHNITDILLAANANFTDFSSALASANLTAQIDGRTPITILAVDNAAVAQLKARRLAPESLAHVLSLHVLLDYFDDARIRHLNGSFNLAATLYQTSGAAPGSAGFVNVSSAAGSDGRVSFLPSGAAPAYAVFYQKSVKESKYDISVLQVSGVVSSPAAEGKAAPATPPPQAATPAPSPAPVAAALAPVAKPAPAPAREAPAPSPKGNTTAPPAEAPEPPADEPPADQQKNAASGGTEEWSLGAPVAAVVLAVVFLMW, from the coding sequence ATGTCATCATCCGGGATCCTCCCGTGCTCctccctgctcctcctcctcctcctcgtcacgCTCCTCAGCgtctccgcgccgccgccgtgccatGGCGCCGCGGCCGGACAACAACCGACCCACAACATCACGGacatcctcctcgccgccaacGCCAACTTCACCGACTTTAGCAGCGCCCTGGCCAGCGCCAACCTGACGGCGCAGATCGACGGCCGCACCCCCATCACCATCCTCGCCGTGGACAACGCGGCCGTGGCGCAGCTCAAGGCGCGGCGCCTCGCGCCGGAGAGCCTCGCGCACGTGCTCTCCCtccacgtcctcctcgactACTTCGACGACGCCAGGATCCGCCACCTCAACGGGTCCTTCAacctcgccgccaccctcTACCAGACCTCCGGCGCCGCGCCCGGCAGCGCGGGGTTCGTCAACGTCTCCTCCGCGGCCGGATCCGACGGCCGCGTGTCATTCCTGCCTTCCGGGGCCGCCCCCGCGTACGCCGTGTTCTACCAGAAGTCGGTCAAGGAGTCCAAGTACGATATCTCCGTGTTGCAGGTCAGCGGCGTCGTCTCGTCCCCTGCGGCCGAGGGGAAGGCGGCtcccgcgacgccgccgccgcaggccgCGACCCCCGCGCCATCGCCCgctccggtggcggcggcgcttgctCCTGTGGCGAAACctgctccggcgccggcgcgggagGCCCCCGCTCCTTCGCCCAAGGGTAATACTACAGCTCCCCCCGCGGAAGCACCAGAGCCACCTGCGGACGAGCCGCCTGCGGACCAGCAGAAGAATGCCGCGAGCGGCGGCACGGAAGAATGGAGCCTCggggcgccggtggcggcggtcgtGCTGGCCGTCGTGTTCTTGATGTGGTGA
- the LOC100827356 gene encoding protein MICROTUBULE BINDING PROTEIN 2C, which translates to MLDRSLGPQQPAEAGAGAGEGGGKVDRVLFKDLVEMVPLVESLMDRRTNPSYSRRASLVYTPAPAKKAADLKSAKAQQSVSAKKRRDPGDTGKKSTPDSNGENGSVVPLGLSGAENKPKDKDDIASLREQIEELQKELLQKEEALRTAESSVSEMNAVYSTIDELKRQVAEKEALIKYTNSQLHNAKIMLADKQASLEKLEWEVKTSNKKVEDLQGDVSNMEFEISSLMTLFEKISENVSGDCYDGTIPSYELEELQSVSEIDKIEVDKIEQERVTYAEALAAARENPNEEHLNSVAEARSRLQGLVVL; encoded by the exons atgctcGACCGATCCCTCGggccgcagcagccggcggaggccggcgccggcgccggcgagggcggGGGAAAGGTGGATCGGGTCCTGTTCAAGGACCTGGTCGAGATGGTGCCGCTCGTGGAGTCCCTCATG GATCGGAGGACGAACCCCTCGTATTCGCGGCGGGCCTCCCTGGTGtacacgccggcgccggccaagAAG GCTGCTGATTTAAAAAGTGCGAAGGCACAACAAAGTGTGTCAGCGAAAAAGCGGAGAGATCCTGGAGACACAGGAAAGAAGAGTACACCAGATTCGAATGGTGAGAACGGCTCGGTTGTGCCGTTGGGTCTGTCGGGGGCTGAAAATAAACCCAAAGACAAGGATGATATTGCTTCACTACGTGAGCAGATTGAAGAGCTGCAGAAGGAACTGCTTCAAAAAGAGGAGGCGCTAAGGACTGCCGAAAGTTCAGTGAGTGAGATGAATGCAGTATATTCAACCATTGACGAGCTCAAACGCCAAGTTGCTGAGAAAGAAGCTTTGATCAAATACACCAATTCTCAGTTGCACAATGCAAAG ATTATGCTTGCTGACAAGCAAGCATCTTTAGAAAAATTGGAATGGGAGGTAAAAACGTCAAACAAGAAGGTGGAAGATCTTCAAGGAGATGTCTCCAATATGGAGTTTGAGATAAGCTCATTGATGACATTATTTGAAAAAATTTCAGAGAATGTTTCTGGTGATTGTTATGATGGTACTATACCATCTTATGAATTAGAGGAACTTCAATCAGTG AGCGAAATTGACAAGATTGAGGTGGACAAGATAGAGCAGGAAAGAGTTACATATGCTGAAGCCCTTGCTGCTGCAAGGGAGAACCCTAACGAAGAACACTTGAATTCAGTTGCGGAGGCACGGTCAAGGCTGCAGGGCCTTGTTGTACTATAA
- the LOC100830684 gene encoding uncharacterized protein LOC100830684, whose amino-acid sequence MMPSLQHETREEEAEGRAVPVADAPPGDTAPTQTEVSASGKRGIPVLIAPFQPGGGASDMSSRAFQGFLVLHEEDNKQDDPRKKWFKEMRGWLMVLATVAASVTYQAGLNPPGGFWQDNGDGHKAGNPVLRDTLKGRYQTFYYFNATAFVTSLVIMVLLMSERFYHTEAKLVALMLTTVIDLASLVGAYIAGTTRYMSSCVYIIVITCVAFVAVIYIGEVMPEICAFVLPRLKCMRNLAMRKWFPVPADVVTNALPEAHPEARERRKKQAARSKRGPACCPCCARPATTSNTRDVEEQL is encoded by the exons ATGATGCCCAGTTTGCAGCACGAGAcacgggaagaagaagcagaaggccgGGCCGTCCCCGTCGCCGACGCGCCCCCCGGCGACACGGCGCCGACCCAGACCGAGGTGAGCGCTTCGGGCAAGCGCGGCATCCCGGTGCTGATCGCGCCGTTccagcccggcggcggcgcttcaGACATGAGCAGCAGAGCGTTCCAGGGCTTCCTGGTCCTCCACGAGGAAGACAACAAGCAGGACGACCCACGGAAGAAGTGGTTCAAGGAGATGCGCGGGTGGCTCATGGTTCTGGCCACCGTGGCGGCGTCCGTGACGTACCAGGCCGGGCTCAACCCGCCCGGCGGGTTCTGGCAGGACAACGGTGACGGGCACAAGGCCGGGAACCCGGTGCTCCGGGACACGCTCAAGGGCAGGTACCAGACCTTCTACTACTTCAACGCGACGGCGTTCGTGACGTCGCTGGTGATCATGGTGCTGCTGATGAGCGAGCGGTTCTACCACACGGAGGCCAAGCTGGTGGCGCTCATGCTCACCACCGTCATCGACCTCGCCAGCCTCGTCGGCGCCTACATCGCCGGCACCACCCGCTACATGTCCTCCTGCGTCTacatcatcgtcatcaccTGCGTCGCCTTCGTCGCCGTCATCTACATCGGCGA ggtTATGCCGGAGATATGCGCCTTCGTGCTGCCGAGGTTGAAATGCATGCGTAACCTTGCGATGCGGAAGTGGTTTCCGGTTCCGGCGGACGTGGTGACGAACGCGTTGCCGGAGGCGCATCCGGAGGCGCGGGAGCGCAGGAAGAAgcaggcggcgaggagcaaGCGTGGCCCTGCTTGTTGCCCCTGCTGTGCGCGGCCGGCGACCACGTCTAATACGCGCGACGTAGAAGAGCAGCTGTGA